TTTGATTGAGGAAAGCGGCTTAGGGAAGGCATTCTTTGAGGCGATCAACCGTTGTTTGGAACAGTGCGGACATATCATGAAAGGTGGAACCATTGTTGACGCCACACTGATCAGCGCGCCATCCTCAACGAAGAACGCAAGCGGTAGCCGCGATCCGGAGATGCACCAAACAAAGAAGGGTAATCAGTGGTATTTCGGCATGAAATGCCATATCGGTGTGGACGCAGGGACCGGTTATATTCATGGTATAGCGGCAACAGGCGCAAATGTGCATGACATAGCCGAAGCGTCAAAGCTAATGAGGCCGGAAGACGAGGTTTTCTACGGTGACGCCGGATATTTGGGACTAAATAAACGACCGGAAATCACAGAGGACCCTCACAAATCACAAATTGATTACCGTATCGCTGAGCGTCCCGGAAAGAAACGCAGCATGGACAATGGCCCTGCACGGGATTTTTATTGCCATATAGAGTTTCGGAAAGCGTCTGTCCGAGCCAAAGTGGAGCACGCCTTTCATATCATTAAGAACATATTTGGCTTCAAAAAGGTTTGTTATAGAGGAATTGCCAAGAATCTGAATAGACTGTATATGCTGGCCGCCAGCGCAAACCTGCTGATGTGCGCCCGAAGCGGCGGCTGGCGAAGCCAATGCGCGTAATCCGGGGATAAGTACGCCTTTTTTCGAGAATTACTCGGAAAAGGCAGCTGAAATCGGCGGCGATAGGGCCGCTAACTTGGGATTATCCCACTTTATTATTTATTGGGATGATAAAAAACGTTATTAATCAGTGGTTCCCTAGAAAAAACGCTCCAGATAAAAGCCGATTTCTTTCCCCTGATAGGTCGGCTTTTTTTGTTTGGCCGCTGTATTCAGTGGCACAGCAGGCTTGCCGTCAACAGGAAGTGATGTGGATTCCTCGACATTAATAAAGCATAAAGGCGGAAACAAAACACACCACCAATTAGCCCCTTCAGCATTTCCTATCTTGATCTCTACCGCTTCGTAGTCTCCCGCCGGGAGTACAATATTACCATAAGATTTTGTTGGGAAAGCAAATACACCATAATCAAGGGTCACCGGATAGGTTTTTCCCCACTCTTTGACTACGCTCCTGGAAATCTCCAGTAACTGGCCTTCCATGCTCAGAAGGATTTCTCTGGATTCGGCCAGAGATTGTGATTCAGCCAGGTTCGGGGAAGCAGCCTTCAAAACTTCATCCCTTACCGCATATTTCAGCAGCTGATCCTGTTCACTGTCCGAATTCGCGATAACATGAAAGCGAATGAGACTTGTACTGTCATACGCTTCGGTTTCCGCACTGTTTGCTGACTGGCCGCCGGGATTGATCACCAAGAAACTAAAACACAAGACCAGGCAGACAATTAACTTTATTATGCTTTTATTCACAAATATCAACATTTAATTTCCCTCTCCCAATACCTTGTAAATCCTAAAATTATCATATATACAAAAAACTTCTTTCTATGTAAATTATTTCCAATAAAGAAGTTTTCTATTCAGTGCGTCTCAGAAGTTTTTAGGCAGTGCGAATATTTATTGAAGTCTGAAAATAAGATTCATAAGGCCCTGTCAAATTTGCTGACAATCTGCCGAAAGAATCGGGTGAAAAAATGCTCCTGGACTTTCAATCTCCGCTGTATCTGCTGTATATCAGTACAATTGCCGGGCTGGCCACAACAGCCGGCTGTCTGATTGTGCTTTTCCTGGGAGACCCTCCGGATTGGCTTCTGGCCGTTCTACTGTCCGCGGCAGGGGGCGTCATGTTTGCTGTAGTCGCCTTTGATCTTTTGCCGCTGGCTGCATCCTTCAAACAGCCGGGACTGCTCCTGGGCGGGATTTTGGCCGGCATGATACTGATGTCGTCTGCCGACAGACTGCTCAAAGCAAGAAATCGTCAACTTCCCAATAACAGATACAGCCGTCTGAAACGGATGGGCATCCTGATTGCCTCAGGCATAGCGCTTCATGATATACCTGAAGGAATGGCCATTGCTGCGGGGCACGAATCCGCCGGTCAATTGGGTACATTCATCGCCCTTGGTATTGCTCTGCATAACCTGCCTGAAGGAATGGCCACTGCTACACCTCTGGTAATGGCCGGGATCAGGAAACCGAAGATTCTAGCCCTGACTCTCCTGATTGCAATATTTACTCCGCTGGGTGCCTTGCTCGGCAGGATGGCCATGGAACTTGTCCATACCTCGCTCTGTTTTTTTGTGGCCCTGGCCGCTGGGGCAATGGTGTTTCTGGTTCTGGCCGAATTATGGCCGCTGTCCCGCGAAAACCACCCGGTCTGGGCCTTTCTTGGAGGAATAGGCGGATTTATTTTCTTCGGATTTATCTCCGTCTTCTTACCGCATTAATACCGCCGCTCCTTGCCATCCATGGTATGAGTGGAGCGCCAACTCTATCCTACGCATGCACGGTATGTATGAAGGTATAGACATAGCAATTTGCTATTCACAGGATCTTTATTCGGCATTGGTCCATCCGCGACGTCAAAAAGACAGCCCGAAGGCTGTCTCTGACTCTTTGTTAATACGTTAAATATTACTGCAGGACTGTGGCGGCATAATCGCCCATGGCCTGATAGCCGTCCTTATTCGGATATCTCCCGTCATCGGAATATTTTCTGAGGATCTCGTCCCCGTCGCCAAACAGCACCCCTTTAAAATCAAGTGCTGTAATCTTTTGTTCCTGTGCATAAGCCGTTTCCCATTCCCTGTATTGTTTATAGAGCTCATCCGTGTCAGGGAAAGGAATCGGCAGCACC
This genomic stretch from Dehalobacter restrictus DSM 9455 harbors:
- a CDS encoding IS5 family transposase; this translates as MGQQTFSDIEYSNRRKKTKREEFLEIMNEIIPWDEWVALIQPHYFDGKRGRPPLGIEKMLRMYLLQIWFSLSDEGVEDAIYDSYAMRKFMGIDFIHEQAPDATTLLKFRHLIEESGLGKAFFEAINRCLEQCGHIMKGGTIVDATLISAPSSTKNASGSRDPEMHQTKKGNQWYFGMKCHIGVDAGTGYIHGIAATGANVHDIAEASKLMRPEDEVFYGDAGYLGLNKRPEITEDPHKSQIDYRIAERPGKKRSMDNGPARDFYCHIEFRKASVRAKVEHAFHIIKNIFGFKKVCYRGIAKNLNRLYMLAASANLLMCARSGGWRSQCA
- the spoIIR gene encoding stage II sporulation protein R gives rise to the protein MLIFVNKSIIKLIVCLVLCFSFLVINPGGQSANSAETEAYDSTSLIRFHVIANSDSEQDQLLKYAVRDEVLKAASPNLAESQSLAESREILLSMEGQLLEISRSVVKEWGKTYPVTLDYGVFAFPTKSYGNIVLPAGDYEAVEIKIGNAEGANWWCVLFPPLCFINVEESTSLPVDGKPAVPLNTAAKQKKPTYQGKEIGFYLERFF
- a CDS encoding ZIP family metal transporter, whose product is MLLDFQSPLYLLYISTIAGLATTAGCLIVLFLGDPPDWLLAVLLSAAGGVMFAVVAFDLLPLAASFKQPGLLLGGILAGMILMSSADRLLKARNRQLPNNRYSRLKRMGILIASGIALHDIPEGMAIAAGHESAGQLGTFIALGIALHNLPEGMATATPLVMAGIRKPKILALTLLIAIFTPLGALLGRMAMELVHTSLCFFVALAAGAMVFLVLAELWPLSRENHPVWAFLGGIGGFIFFGFISVFLPH